A portion of the Anoxybacillus gonensis genome contains these proteins:
- a CDS encoding GntP family permease, with the protein MTVNTFGAMIAFLLAIIFILRNVPVGYGMMCGAFIGALLGGASIDEAVRFMIDGAKEMIPSILRMLAAGVLAGVFMQSGAAVALAEKLVQACGEKYALFTLCCTAMMLTACGVFVDVAIMTIAPVALAIAHRLELSRFAILLALIGGGKAGNIISPNPNTIAAAEAFHVPLSSLMIAGIAPAVVALFVTYQLAKRWSRDVVHSVQVETVKKETLSWQKAIVAPLVAISLLLLRPLFSIAIDPLIALPAGALVGVVVMNKTNELNMFLRVGMEKMSDVVLMLIGTGTLAGVIANSSLHETFMDTFQSLGLSPYVIAPLAGALLSGMTASTTAGAAVASHVFGKALMEAGVSPLAGAAMVHAGATVLDHLPHGSFFHATAASVHMSPKERLQLLPSETLIGLTIAATSTIVFTLLL; encoded by the coding sequence TTGACAGTGAACACATTTGGAGCAATGATCGCATTTTTACTAGCTATTATTTTTATTTTACGGAACGTTCCGGTAGGGTATGGGATGATGTGTGGGGCGTTTATTGGCGCTTTACTTGGCGGTGCTTCGATCGATGAGGCCGTTCGTTTCATGATAGATGGTGCAAAAGAAATGATCCCTTCTATTTTGCGCATGTTAGCTGCTGGTGTGCTAGCTGGCGTATTCATGCAATCAGGGGCGGCTGTCGCGCTGGCAGAAAAACTTGTGCAAGCGTGTGGAGAAAAATATGCACTGTTTACGCTATGTTGTACAGCGATGATGTTAACGGCTTGTGGAGTGTTTGTTGATGTTGCCATTATGACAATTGCCCCTGTTGCGCTTGCAATTGCGCATCGGCTTGAGCTGTCGCGCTTTGCGATATTGCTTGCATTAATTGGTGGAGGAAAAGCAGGGAATATCATTTCCCCGAATCCGAACACGATCGCCGCAGCAGAAGCGTTTCATGTGCCGCTTTCTTCATTGATGATTGCAGGCATCGCGCCAGCTGTTGTCGCCCTTTTTGTCACGTATCAGCTTGCGAAACGATGGTCTCGTGACGTCGTACATAGCGTACAAGTCGAAACAGTGAAAAAAGAAACACTTTCATGGCAAAAGGCAATCGTTGCCCCTCTTGTTGCGATTAGTCTGTTGTTGCTCCGTCCACTTTTTAGCATCGCGATTGATCCGCTCATCGCATTGCCAGCCGGTGCGCTCGTTGGCGTAGTTGTAATGAATAAAACGAATGAGCTAAACATGTTTTTGCGCGTGGGTATGGAAAAAATGAGCGATGTTGTGTTGATGCTTATAGGTACAGGAACGCTAGCCGGCGTCATAGCAAATTCATCGTTACATGAAACGTTTATGGATACGTTTCAGTCGCTCGGCCTTTCTCCATATGTCATCGCTCCGCTCGCAGGTGCATTATTATCAGGTATGACTGCATCAACAACAGCCGGTGCGGCAGTAGCGAGCCACGTATTCGGAAAAGCATTAATGGAAGCAGGCGTCTCCCCGCTCGCCGGTGCGGCGATGGTACATGCGGGCGCAACGGTGCTTGATCATTTGCCACACGGCAGTTTTTTTCATGCTACAGCAGCAAGCGTGCATATGTCACCGAAAGAGCGTCTCCAATTGCTTCCGTCTGAAACGCTCATCGGCTTAACGATTGCAGCAACATCTACGATTGTTTTTACTTTACTTTTATAA